A genomic region of Caulobacter sp. NIBR2454 contains the following coding sequences:
- a CDS encoding DUF1905 domain-containing protein codes for MRYEFETELWIWPGEKATWHFVSLPQELTAGIKTLRGPNSRGWGSMRVRASIGEVVWSTSIFPGGKSGAFLLPVKASVRRAAGIAAGDRVAVVVELEM; via the coding sequence GTGCGCTACGAATTCGAGACGGAGCTTTGGATCTGGCCGGGGGAGAAGGCGACCTGGCATTTCGTCAGTCTGCCACAGGAGCTGACGGCGGGGATAAAGACCCTGCGAGGGCCGAACTCGCGCGGCTGGGGGTCCATGCGGGTGCGGGCGAGCATCGGCGAGGTGGTGTGGTCCACGTCCATCTTCCCGGGCGGGAAGTCGGGGGCGTTCCTGCTGCCGGTGAAGGCGTCCGTGCGGCGGGCGGCGGGGATCGCGGCGGGGGATCGGGTGGCGGTGGTGGTGGAGTTGGAGATGTAG
- a CDS encoding alpha/beta fold hydrolase yields MLRRLALPFLAWLVLGPTTVNAEIADVLGPNYVELENGRRLNLNCVGAGSPTVVFEQGGEGAIVNWRELQPEISKLTRTCFYDRAGFGFSDPPKKPVNGLNATDDLRVLLRKAGIKTPIIIVGHSMGGFYATLYASRFPREVAGLVLVDPGFAGQFDPRDPEQRRRELAAINSGYDWLAGCAEKARRGELSEEASHGCFKIPPNRAPAEKAYLLHMHSRPAWYEAEASQSRNYFPSKVGEEPLSWRQARAARRSFGDMPVVVLSAGVVGREKAHSDEGYAEFVEHWRAGHRELAARSSRGEMIVVPEAKHFIQRDKPGVVIEALGRVLEAARR; encoded by the coding sequence ATGCTGCGTCGGCTCGCCCTACCGTTCCTCGCTTGGCTGGTCCTTGGTCCAACGACCGTCAATGCAGAGATCGCCGATGTCCTCGGCCCCAACTACGTCGAGTTGGAGAACGGTCGGCGGCTGAACCTGAATTGCGTGGGCGCGGGGTCGCCGACCGTAGTGTTCGAACAAGGCGGCGAGGGCGCGATCGTCAATTGGCGCGAGCTCCAGCCTGAGATTTCGAAGCTGACCCGCACCTGCTTCTACGACAGGGCCGGTTTCGGATTCAGCGATCCGCCGAAGAAGCCGGTCAACGGCCTGAACGCCACGGACGATCTACGGGTGCTCCTTCGCAAAGCGGGCATCAAGACTCCGATCATCATCGTGGGCCACTCCATGGGCGGGTTCTACGCCACGCTCTACGCCAGCCGCTTCCCGAGGGAGGTTGCGGGGCTGGTGCTAGTCGATCCGGGCTTCGCCGGGCAGTTCGATCCTCGTGATCCAGAGCAGCGACGTCGTGAGCTGGCGGCGATTAATTCGGGATACGACTGGTTGGCTGGCTGCGCCGAAAAGGCCCGTCGAGGGGAGCTCAGCGAAGAGGCATCCCACGGATGCTTCAAGATACCGCCGAACCGGGCCCCGGCGGAAAAGGCCTATCTTCTGCACATGCATAGTCGGCCGGCCTGGTACGAGGCGGAGGCTAGCCAGTCGCGCAACTACTTCCCGTCGAAGGTCGGCGAAGAACCGCTTAGCTGGCGACAGGCGAGAGCCGCGCGGCGGTCCTTCGGCGACATGCCCGTGGTGGTCCTCAGCGCTGGCGTGGTCGGCAGGGAGAAAGCCCATAGCGACGAAGGCTACGCCGAGTTTGTTGAACATTGGCGGGCCGGCCATCGCGAGTTGGCCGCTAGATCTAGCCGCGGCGAGATGATCGTGGTTCCGGAGGCCAAGCACTTCATTCAGCGTGACAAGCCGGGCGTGGTGATCGAGGCCTTGGGGCGCGTGCTCGAAGCAGCGCGACGCTAA
- a CDS encoding GntR family transcriptional regulator, with protein sequence MNPEWNDSQPIYRQIRDRVVAMILDDLLKEGDPLPSVRNVAADSRVNPLTVLKAYQGLADEDLVEKRRGLGMFVKAGARDALLEAERRKFLTEQWPEIHATIQRLGLTQDLLNVAPYTRKGG encoded by the coding sequence ATGAATCCAGAATGGAACGACAGCCAGCCGATTTACCGGCAGATCCGCGACCGGGTCGTCGCGATGATCCTCGACGACCTGCTCAAGGAGGGCGATCCCTTGCCGTCCGTGCGTAACGTGGCCGCCGACAGCCGGGTCAATCCGCTGACCGTGCTCAAGGCCTATCAGGGCCTGGCCGACGAGGACCTGGTCGAGAAGCGCCGGGGGCTCGGCATGTTCGTCAAAGCCGGCGCCCGCGACGCGCTGCTCGAAGCCGAACGCCGCAAGTTCCTGACCGAACAGTGGCCTGAAATCCACGCTACCATCCAGCGCCTGGGCCTGACCCAGGACCTGCTCAACGTCGCCCCCTACACACGCAAGGGAGGCTGA
- a CDS encoding ABC transporter ATP-binding protein — protein MACIQARGLRKAYKSTVALDGIDLTVEQGRILGLIGPNGAGKSSALMAMLGLIPFEGSLKVLGRDPWTERDALMSDVCFIADVAVLPRWMKVTQAVDYMAGVHPRFDRAKAEAFLAKTTIKPASKVRELSKGMVAQLHLALIMAVDARLLVLDEPTLGLDLLYRKAFYDSLLNDYFDGGRTIIVSTHQVEEIEHILTDVVFIDKGRIALDSPMEDLETRFHEVMVAPDKADAARALGPIHERQAFGRSLMIFDRADRAKLAKLGDVRTPGLADLFVAIMTPRPRAQGSAA, from the coding sequence ATGGCCTGCATCCAAGCCCGCGGCCTGCGCAAGGCCTACAAATCCACCGTCGCCCTGGACGGTATCGACCTGACCGTCGAACAGGGCCGCATCTTGGGCCTGATCGGCCCCAACGGGGCGGGCAAGAGCTCGGCCCTGATGGCCATGCTCGGCCTCATTCCCTTCGAAGGCTCGCTCAAGGTCCTCGGCCGCGATCCGTGGACCGAGCGCGACGCCCTGATGAGCGACGTCTGCTTCATCGCCGACGTCGCTGTCCTGCCCCGCTGGATGAAGGTCACGCAAGCCGTCGACTACATGGCTGGCGTCCACCCCCGCTTCGACCGGGCGAAGGCCGAGGCCTTCCTGGCCAAGACCACCATCAAGCCGGCCAGCAAGGTGCGCGAGCTGTCCAAGGGCATGGTCGCCCAGCTGCACCTGGCTCTGATCATGGCCGTCGACGCCCGCCTGCTGGTGCTGGACGAGCCGACGCTGGGACTGGATCTGCTCTATCGCAAGGCCTTCTACGACAGCCTGCTGAACGACTATTTCGACGGCGGCCGCACCATCATCGTCTCCACCCACCAGGTGGAGGAGATCGAGCACATCCTGACCGACGTGGTGTTCATCGATAAGGGCCGCATCGCCCTCGACAGCCCCATGGAGGACCTGGAGACCCGCTTCCACGAGGTGATGGTCGCCCCCGACAAGGCCGACGCCGCAAGGGCCCTTGGCCCTATCCACGAGCGCCAGGCCTTTGGCCGCAGCCTGATGATCTTCGACCGCGCCGACCGCGCCAAACTCGCCAAGCTCGGCGACGTGCGCACGCCCGGCCTGGCCGATCTCTTCGTAGCCATCATGACCCCGCGCCCCCGTGCGCAAGGAAGCGCCGCATGA
- a CDS encoding DUF2306 domain-containing protein, which produces MDQRLQAILLAIHIAAGSVGLVSGLFSMTARKGARIHRLAGQAFFVSMLIMAGSGAILAPFRETGRWTNTIAGIFSFYLVATAWVAARRRPGQVGRFEIAALAGPVAILAAAAWLAATVGGFQIVYIFAALALIAAVGDLNMIRAGGLTPGGRLARHLWRMGVAFTLAILAFFVGQQEYLPKPIQGTVLVGVPAILALGATLFWLIQRTWPRRRRVAAA; this is translated from the coding sequence ATGGACCAGCGACTTCAGGCCATCCTTTTGGCCATCCACATCGCGGCGGGAAGCGTCGGCCTCGTCTCTGGTCTCTTCTCGATGACCGCTCGAAAGGGCGCCCGCATTCACCGTCTGGCCGGGCAGGCGTTCTTCGTCTCCATGCTGATCATGGCCGGCTCGGGCGCGATCCTCGCCCCCTTCCGGGAAACGGGCCGCTGGACCAACACCATCGCGGGGATCTTCAGCTTCTATCTGGTGGCCACCGCCTGGGTCGCGGCCCGGCGCCGCCCCGGACAGGTCGGCCGCTTCGAGATCGCCGCCCTGGCCGGTCCGGTCGCCATCTTGGCCGCGGCGGCATGGTTGGCGGCGACCGTCGGCGGGTTTCAGATCGTCTATATCTTCGCCGCCCTCGCCCTGATCGCGGCGGTCGGCGACCTCAACATGATCCGCGCCGGCGGCCTCACGCCTGGCGGCCGGCTGGCCCGGCATCTCTGGCGGATGGGCGTCGCCTTCACCCTGGCGATCCTGGCCTTCTTCGTCGGCCAGCAGGAGTATCTGCCCAAGCCCATACAAGGCACCGTCCTGGTCGGCGTTCCTGCGATCCTCGCCCTCGGCGCGACCCTGTTCTGGCTGATCCAGCGCACCTGGCCCCGTCGGCGGCGCGTGGCGGCGGCGTAG
- a CDS encoding 2-hydroxyacid dehydrogenase: MRVAVFSAKAYDHRFLTEANDRFGHELTFLEPRLEAATVPLARGFEAVCVFVNDRLDAQVLALLAGQGVRIVALRCAGYNNVDLAAAERLGIAVVRVPAYSPHAVAEFTLGLLLSMDRKIHRAWARVRENNFALDGLIGRNLHGRTAGVVGTGRIGALVARALKLGFGCEVLAADIRRDPELEALGVTYVDRAELLERSQIITLHCPLTPETRHLIDASMIARARPGVMIVNTSRGALIDTAALIDGLKAGKVGGVALDVYEQEADLFFEDLSSEIIQDDLFQRLLTFPNVLVTGHQAFLTEEALSAIAETTLQSLSDAQAGRPLDNRVEAAAVTAR; encoded by the coding sequence ATGCGCGTGGCCGTTTTCAGCGCCAAGGCCTACGACCATCGCTTCCTGACCGAGGCCAACGACCGGTTCGGCCATGAACTGACCTTTCTGGAGCCGCGCCTGGAGGCCGCCACCGTTCCCCTGGCCAGGGGGTTCGAGGCGGTCTGCGTCTTCGTCAACGACCGCCTGGACGCCCAGGTCCTGGCCCTGCTGGCGGGGCAGGGGGTGCGGATCGTCGCCCTGCGCTGCGCCGGGTACAACAATGTCGATCTCGCCGCCGCCGAGCGTCTGGGGATCGCGGTGGTCCGCGTGCCGGCCTATTCGCCCCATGCGGTGGCCGAGTTCACCCTGGGCCTGCTGCTGTCCATGGACCGCAAGATCCACCGGGCCTGGGCGCGGGTGCGCGAGAACAACTTCGCCCTCGACGGCCTGATTGGCCGCAACCTGCATGGCCGCACGGCGGGCGTGGTCGGAACCGGCCGGATCGGGGCGTTGGTGGCCCGCGCCCTGAAGCTGGGCTTCGGCTGCGAGGTGCTGGCCGCCGACATCCGCCGCGACCCGGAGCTGGAGGCGCTGGGCGTGACCTATGTGGACCGCGCCGAGCTGCTGGAGCGCTCGCAGATCATCACCCTGCATTGCCCCCTGACCCCCGAAACCCGCCACCTGATCGACGCGTCCATGATCGCGCGGGCGCGGCCGGGGGTGATGATCGTCAACACCAGCCGGGGCGCGCTGATCGACACCGCGGCCCTGATCGACGGGCTGAAGGCGGGCAAGGTCGGGGGCGTGGCCCTGGACGTCTATGAGCAGGAGGCCGACCTGTTCTTCGAGGACCTGTCCAGCGAGATCATCCAAGACGATCTGTTCCAGCGGCTGCTGACCTTCCCCAATGTCCTCGTCACCGGGCACCAGGCGTTCCTGACCGAAGAGGCCCTGTCGGCCATCGCCGAGACCACCCTGCAAAGCCTGTCTGACGCCCAGGCCGGACGCCCGCTGGACAACCGCGTCGAAGCCGCCGCGGTGACCGCGCGATAG